In the genome of Paenibacillus pabuli, the window CCGTATCTCCGGCTTCCAATACTGCCGAAGCAGATTGATTCAATCCCGCTGCCAAACCTTCAATCGCAGCTCTCAGCGTATAGGAGCTTTCACTGACACGAAGTTCTACCAGCTGAATTTCAGGATGTTTGTCTTGCAGTAAATGGTCCGTATAATGCGCCGGGATTACGAGGCCGGAACTCCCCCTTTGCTGCTCGATGGCCTCCTTAACTTCCGCAACGTTGTTCATGGGTTTGAGGAGATACTCCTTTTTGTGACCAAGCTCATCCAATATCCATCTGCCTGCTTCACCCTGATCATCGTTTACATAAGGAATAACCGCACGTGTCCCCTCCTCGCTCCCAAACAGCGCAACTGTTCCTGTGACGACAAGGCAAGGAAGAAGAAAGAAGGCAATGAAACCCCGTTTGCGCAATATCGTTCGTCGGATCATCAAGCAGGCAATATTCAGGCTATTCATAACGATATCCCGCCTTTCTATAGATCAGTGCCGCTGTCACCACCATTACCGCACATACCGCACCAAGCATCATGATGCTGTACATAATCTCACTTACGGGAGCATCCAGCATCATCCGAAGAAAACTTTGCAAAGCCCAGTGATTTACCGTAAATTCGCTTATCCTCTGTACAAAACCAATGGCAATGGGTGTAAAACCACCGCTGATAAATGTCATGGCAATAATGATGCCTTGAAGGGCGGCACTTGCCGATGTGGCATTTTTGCAAACCAGGGCAACCATCACGCCAAGCGTCATAGAAGCCAGCGTAATCAGCACACAGATCAGAACAATCAGCCAGGGATGTGTACCCCAGTTCACACCGTATAACCAATGTGTCATCAGTACGATGAGGATGGCCTGCAAGAAAGCAAGAAGGCTGTTGCCTGCAATTTTCCCTGCAAAGATGACTCCGTTGCCAATCGGAGCTGCCTGCAGGCGGGTTAGCGTTTTTTTGTCTCTTTCACCAAACAGGCTGTTGCTGGTTGTCATGCCCGAGTAAAGCATGAACATGGCGAGCATGGAAGCCGCATAGTATTGTGAAGCACTATAAGAGGTACCCACTTTTCCGGGACTGCTAACGGCTATATATGAAGTGCTGGCGCTATTAGTCTGTGAATACTCAGCCATTGCAGCTACTGCGTCGGGCCCTAACACTTTCGCCGCAGCAACCTGTCTGTTCAGTTCATCCGTAAACCGCGTAAACAAAGTCTGACCCACGACGTTGAGTGTGCCATCTTTCCCCAGTATCCATTGCAACCTTGCCTCTTCCCCTTTCATGATCTGCTCTTCCAGATTGGATGGGATGATTACGGCAAAATCCAGGTCACCACGTCGCAGTGCACTTACAGCCTCTTCCTCCGTAGAAATGTTCTGCACCTTCATCATGTCGGCTACCCCCGGGGATGTCACAAATGTATTTAAAGCTTTGCTGATCGCATCGGAACCGAAATTTTCTTCAGTTTGAATGATCCCTACTCTCGCCGAGCCAGGTATGGCTTCTTTTGCCGTCCCCATTGTACTGGAAAGTGCAGTACCCAATATAAAGATGAGCAGCAGCGGCAGAATAAACAGATTCAGCAGAACCGAGCGAATTCTCAGAATCCGCCTCAACTCAAAGATGCAAATATGCCATATGTTCATCCGAGAATCCTCCTAGTCCCGGAGCGTACGCCCGGTCAGATTGAGGAAAAGCGTTTCCAGATCAGGCTCTTCGACCTTGAGCGATTGAATGGAGATGTCATGTTTGCTGCAAATGAAAAGCATGTCCTGAAGGTCCTGCTGCGCAGAAGGCAGCGTAACGGTCAATGTATCGTCTGTTACTTCTACCGCCCGCACACGGGGGTGAAGCTTTAACTCCTCCACAACATCGAGACCAATACCCGAAGTGGTGAGCACTATTTTTTCCTCAGATGCAACTCGTTCTCTCAGTTCTGCTTCGGTGCCACAGGCAATGATGTGCCCCTGATCCATAATTGCTACCCGGTGACTGATTGCAGCAACTTCCTCCATGTAATGACTTGTATAAATGATGGTTGATCCCATCCGGTTAAGCGTGCGCACCGACTCCAAAATATGATTGCGCGATTGCGGGTCTATGCCCACTGTCGGTTCATCCATAATGATTAAATCCGGGCGATGCATAATGGCACACGCAATGTTCAGCCTGCGTTTCATACCACCAGAGAACGTGGATGGGGCATCCTTCGCCTTGTCCTGCAAACCTACAAATTCGAGGGATTCCTGCACTCTTTCTTTAAGCATCTTTCCACGCAGTCCGTACAGCCGAGCAAAAAAAGTTACATTCTCCGCAGCAGTCATCGTTTCGTATAGAGCCAGATCCTGTGGTACCAGCCCGATTTTGCGTTTCACTTCAAGTGGCCGTTCCTTGACCGATATGCCATCCAACCGAATTTCACCTTGATCCATCTTTAACAGACCGGCAATCATGCTAATAGTGGTACTTTTCCCTGCTCCATTCGGTCCGAGCAATCCAAAAATCTCGCCTTTGCCTACACTCAGATTTAAATGATCCACCGAGAGCTTGCTGCCGTATCGTTTTACTACATGATCCACTTCAAGCATAGCCATAGATTATACACTCCTCTTCCGTCCAACTTCCTGCGACCGGATTTCATATCTGTATTGTATCGAATTGTGATCTTCTGCGAAGGTACGAAAGGTCATGAAACAAAGGTGACTTAAGTCATCTTCGGTTAGAAAAACTGCCTATGATATAATCGACATAGATAAATTGAACTAAAGGGTATTTACACTTGCCACTCCGATGACAGAACAACCTTCCGATCGCTGTTATCCCCAGATTTTTTTGATTCCCTTTTTTAAAGGAGAAAATCCGGGGATAAAGGCGAAGCGTATGCTTCCGATGCAGCTTTCTTTCAGAAAGCTTTTAGCTCCGCTTCTTCAGGTTATTTCTGTCCTCTCCGTTCTCGTGTAATTTTTTTATTCAATTTATATAGATTACCGGAAGGTATACCTTCACTTCTAAAATAAAGGATGTCTCTGACATATGCCGATGCGGTTGCTGCAATACGGTTTACTCTTAGTTCCCGCGGTCCTGTACATTCTGGTGCTACCCATGGAACAAGAAGATAGTTATACGCTGTATATTATCATTGCACTTGGACTCGCGGTGTGGAAAGACTTCACCCGTTCGGGTATGCAGCGTTTGCTGCTCATGGCCGAAATCCTTTTCAGCTGCTGGCTGATCGCTCGATATGGCCCATTTATGTTTTTCCTCTCCTTATCTGCGCTCTATGTGTACATGTACAGACTGGATGGGGCCCAGCGCTGGTTAACGCTCGCAATTCAGCTTATCGCCAGCAATATCGCGTTACATTGGTATTACTCCCCACCACAGGGGCTTCTTCCATGGCTTACACTCCACACAAACACGGCCGTTCCCTTCACCTTCACCCAAGAGACAATCGCTCGGGTTGCCGTTAACTTACTCCTGCTCGTCGCCGTGGCGCTCTCTTGGCAGGGGTCAAGAACAGCGAACAGTCGGGAACAGCTTGAGCAGGTGTACGATAAGCTGCGCAGTAAACATTACGAGCTTCAGGATGCACGCGCACAATTGCTGCAATTCACGAAGCATCTTGAAGGAGCGGCACAGGTTGAGGAACGCACCCGCATATCCCGGCAGCTTCATGATGATATTGGCCATCGCCTGATTCGCACCAAAATGATGTCTGAGGCAGCCCTCCTCACCCTCCCTATACACCTGGAACAGGGCACGGAAATGGTGAGACAGATTCGGGACCAATTGGCTGCCAGTATGGATGACATGCGAACCACGCTTCACAAATTGCGGCCTACCTCTTATATATCCGATGCCTACGCACTAGACCGTCTGCTTGAAGACGTTGGCCGGGAAACAGGTGTGAAGACATGCTACGAAGTGCGTGGGCATTCACATGTACTCTATCCGAGTATGCAGATGGTCTTGTACAAAAATGCCAAAGAGGCCCTGACCAATGCACTCCGTCATGGAAATGCCACTACCATTACTGTGGAACTGGAATTTGGAGAAAGAGAAATCTGTATGGCCATCAGCAACGATGGGAAGATACACACCCCTTCCACCAAGGAACAAACGAAAGGAAAATATGAAGGATCTCGTGCTAATCCGCGCATAAAGACAGAGTCTTCAGAACTCGGCATGGGACTTGAAGGAATGCGCCTGCGCACACAATTGATTGGCGGGAAACTGGAGATCAAGCCGGATTATCCCTATACGGTAATCACACGCCTGCCCATGACGAACAAAGCTGAACTCATCTGAAAAAGGAAGTGATTTGCTATGTCTGACATGAATGAATTAAATAACTCGGGCCATTCTGTCCACCCCCAGTCCATTCGGCTTGTGCTTGCGGATGATGATTCCTTTATCCGTGAAAGTCTCAAAGTCCTTCTCGGACTAGATCCCGGCATTACCGTTACAGGTACAGCTTCAAACGGACGAGAAGCTCTGGAACTGCTGGAGTCAGGAATAACTGTCGATGTTGTACTTATGGATATTCGCATGCCGGATTGTGATGGAGTTGAAGGTACCCGAATCATTAAGACACGCTTCCCTGACGTGCGCGTACTGATGCTTACCACGTTTGACGATGATGAGTATATTATTCAGGCTTTGCAAAATGGGGCCAGCGGTTATTTGCT includes:
- a CDS encoding ABC transporter permease, which produces MNIWHICIFELRRILRIRSVLLNLFILPLLLIFILGTALSSTMGTAKEAIPGSARVGIIQTEENFGSDAISKALNTFVTSPGVADMMKVQNISTEEEAVSALRRGDLDFAVIIPSNLEEQIMKGEEARLQWILGKDGTLNVVGQTLFTRFTDELNRQVAAAKVLGPDAVAAMAEYSQTNSASTSYIAVSSPGKVGTSYSASQYYAASMLAMFMLYSGMTTSNSLFGERDKKTLTRLQAAPIGNGVIFAGKIAGNSLLAFLQAILIVLMTHWLYGVNWGTHPWLIVLICVLITLASMTLGVMVALVCKNATSASAALQGIIIAMTFISGGFTPIAIGFVQRISEFTVNHWALQSFLRMMLDAPVSEIMYSIMMLGAVCAVMVVTAALIYRKAGYRYE
- a CDS encoding ABC transporter ATP-binding protein, which encodes MAMLEVDHVVKRYGSKLSVDHLNLSVGKGEIFGLLGPNGAGKSTTISMIAGLLKMDQGEIRLDGISVKERPLEVKRKIGLVPQDLALYETMTAAENVTFFARLYGLRGKMLKERVQESLEFVGLQDKAKDAPSTFSGGMKRRLNIACAIMHRPDLIIMDEPTVGIDPQSRNHILESVRTLNRMGSTIIYTSHYMEEVAAISHRVAIMDQGHIIACGTEAELRERVASEEKIVLTTSGIGLDVVEELKLHPRVRAVEVTDDTLTVTLPSAQQDLQDMLFICSKHDISIQSLKVEEPDLETLFLNLTGRTLRD
- a CDS encoding sensor histidine kinase; its protein translation is MPMRLLQYGLLLVPAVLYILVLPMEQEDSYTLYIIIALGLAVWKDFTRSGMQRLLLMAEILFSCWLIARYGPFMFFLSLSALYVYMYRLDGAQRWLTLAIQLIASNIALHWYYSPPQGLLPWLTLHTNTAVPFTFTQETIARVAVNLLLLVAVALSWQGSRTANSREQLEQVYDKLRSKHYELQDARAQLLQFTKHLEGAAQVEERTRISRQLHDDIGHRLIRTKMMSEAALLTLPIHLEQGTEMVRQIRDQLAASMDDMRTTLHKLRPTSYISDAYALDRLLEDVGRETGVKTCYEVRGHSHVLYPSMQMVLYKNAKEALTNALRHGNATTITVELEFGEREICMAISNDGKIHTPSTKEQTKGKYEGSRANPRIKTESSELGMGLEGMRLRTQLIGGKLEIKPDYPYTVITRLPMTNKAELI
- a CDS encoding response regulator transcription factor codes for the protein MSDMNELNNSGHSVHPQSIRLVLADDDSFIRESLKVLLGLDPGITVTGTASNGREALELLESGITVDVVLMDIRMPDCDGVEGTRIIKTRFPDVRVLMLTTFDDDEYIIQALQNGASGYLLKNVPPDRIIQGIKTVHNGDMLIHPDIARKLATLLRPAAVPQTNEPIDSYGLTRMELAVAEAISEGLSNKEIAAKLFLSEGTVKNYVTDILGKLRLRDRTQIAIFMLKK